One part of the Magallana gigas chromosome 5, xbMagGiga1.1, whole genome shotgun sequence genome encodes these proteins:
- the LOC105318873 gene encoding protocadherin Fat 4 produces MISKCLVFAVFFVRCGLAAVCTTDDYAGHEKALSKKDTFEGGNFNRGHLMLDSLYTVQCCGEVQQWEMYVEQPGRVQLQIWRGTASGYQLVGQNNFSLTSAGLKEQYLPIIPEQRIQVQANDVIGWATPDDEIIPYKREGSGSVVIQESMADVAVAGEFDWSTGTLINKRYYAIKAILAPGNGPEMSAFPTSITLSHTTALGTIIYTPVLTSMSGTFSLSSSGEFAIDINSGVVTLSAPMAVGSYSLSVSVTDSCGRSQTQSFIVISTNDAPTISGLPFSNDLHENTILETSLHTFSTTDNDGDSFTCAIENTFGIFLLKSNLTGSIIGYEIYSKSSPGLSYAAVSTYTLNISCSDGIDTSSEIFIVYILQNVAPSFTNLPSSTTISAKSTLIGTTVYSVQYSDPDSSSLTLSSSCSPLPCPFSVASDGTITCTTDLKGETTVSYSLEFHVKDSLVSTGPGTLTIHLSALNTAPVIQNLPQTLFISEHLSVASLIYQISVYDPDVTDVLSTTFTVQPSSGALLFETNTTDLTVHYGASLNYEALTAYNYTIYVAVSDGIFSDASYLTISVLDENEPPNVNLDTYYITVDEGQKDTPLPAVGFVVTDEDIGDSYTYAITDGPNFVINATTGVISFAMDIEVTVTSTFNITVQVTDSGGLFDTCVVVVTIRNVNRKPYFTNLPVTLSFPENTASGTQLYVLGVVDESLASTSVSCSITPVLATNLFSYNDTDRKLNLAEGFNFDYETTTMYNLTFEANDGSITSDSAILCLEITNVNEAPKFQSPVYYITFNENASGSTLPSIAYNVNDPDAGDTLTYSLLTGDYLTKLGIDSGTGQMHLTADLYIDYTLSTNTTVQVTDTNGLSSTAVVEMTIVNVNRVPYFLNLPFTLNVAENIPSGTVVYDVTARDDDTTDVLTYTVAFVPIYASALLQFDSTGNTIKLRDNATLNYQLLNQVVASVTVQDLSGATVTSNLTVNIDNVNEPPVFSSNLYFGEVDDGTLGLPVTVLISATDPDITDVLSYSIVSQSTAGIFSINTTSGELSTAVDDAYYKTFGNCTLLVQVQDQFGAYDQTTVVITVNHVNTRPEIANFTGSYEISEALPVGSLLSIFSVTDPDSLDIITKRISWDPASGVDKFSLSFSSRQLYIYLNEAVDYEVQSSYNLTLIFNDGYEDSPSYQVAYSVGDVNEAPSFQYNTYNVKVNESDAGTIIDFDVVYSDPDIGDTTTCEIFSGNDNLYFDILSSTCALSLAKNYDIDTSLPSTHSLIVKVVDSKGLSATTSVNIEVLDINDNAPQFEGPELVEFVYSDSLIGSQVQKLSVSDKDSSLNAQLTCSMDSSHAASQFALAGDCTIYQTESLEGMAEGSEINFTAVVKDAGNPSLSSTALVRIIIRGTEKPATTAASSGGLNFTDWEVLLICGAIGLVGLLGLINAVLMYRKGCCKKLPTGKDSSKVAEKNRVEDKPEERKSRPNSSQNARRKTRRAPSLPLTTPKMETVSVSNARCEDLERILTPTDISFNDGFETGRSSISSDRSFPSFPRPSRRISDVLGPRSNFDYV; encoded by the exons ATGATTAGCAAGTGTCTGGTGTTCGCCGTGTTCTTCGTTAGATGCG gaCTGGCCGCTGTATGCACAACAGATGACTACGCGGGTCATGAAAAAGCCCTCTCAAAAAAGGACACTTTTGAAGGAGGGAACTTCA ACAGAGGCCATCTCATGCTGGATTCACTGTACACAGTTCAGTGTTGCGGGGAGGTGCAACAATGGGAGATGTATGTAGAGCAACCCGGTCGCGTGCAACTCCAAATATGGCGAGGAACGGCGTCAGGATACCAACTTGTCGGCCAAAACAACTTTTCATTGACCTCAG CCGGATTAAAGGAGCAGTACCTACCCATAATTCCAGAGCAGAGAATACAAGTTCAAGCTAATGATGTCATCGGCTG GGCAACTCCTGATGATGAGATTATTCCTTATAAAAGAGAGGGGAGCGGATCTGTGGTTATACAGGAGAGTATGGCGGATGTGGCGGTGGCGGGTGAATTCGACTGGAGCACAGGGACACTCATTAACAAGAGATATTACGCCATCAAAGCCATTCTTGCTCCGG GAAATGGTCCCGAGATGAGTGCTTTTCCTACATCCATAACTTTGTCTCATACGACAGCCCTCGGGACCATCATTTACACCCCAGTTCTAACAAGCATGTCCGGAACATTCTCACTCAGTTCCTCTGGAGAATTTGCCATTGATATAAATTCAG GAGTAGTTACTTTATCAGCTCCTATGGCCGTGGGGTCGTATAGCCTATCCGTCAGCGTGACAGACTCCTGCGGGCGGTCTCAGACCCAGAGCTTCATCGTCATCTCAACCAATGAT GCACCGACGATTAGTGGACTGCCCTTCAGCAACGACCTGCATGAAAACACCATCCTTGAGACCTCTCTTCATACCTTTAGCACAACAGATAATGATGGTGATTCGTTCACCTGTGCAATAGAGAACACATTTGGAATATTCTTACTGAAGTCTAACTTGACAGGAAGCATCATAG GTTACGAAATATACTCCAAGAGCAGTCCTGGCCTGTCCTATGCAGCGGTTAGCACGTACACACTGAATATCAGCTGTTCTGACGGCATCGACACGTCATCAGAGATATTCATCGTGTACATTCTCCAGAATGTTGCCCCTTCTTTTACTAATCTACCAA GTTCCACAACAATATCTGCTAAGTCAACTCTGATAGGAACAACAGTGTATTCGGTTCAGTATTCCGATCCCGATAGCAGTAGTCTGACATTAAGCAGCAGTTGTTCCCCCTTACCATGTCCATTCTCTGTCGCTTCAg ATGGCACAATAACTTGTACCACGGATTTAAAAGGCGAGACAACTGTGTCATACAGTCTAGAGTTCCACGTCAAAGACAGCCTAGTGTCAACCGGGCCGGGAACACTCACCATTCATCTCTCAG CTTTAAACACAGCTCCTGTCATCCAGAATCTTCCGCAAACTCTGTTTATCAGTGAGCATCTGTCTGTTGCCTCCCTTATATACCAGATTTCCGTGTACGACCCGGATGTTACTGACGTGCTATCTACAACGTTTACAGTACAGCCCTCTAGTGGTGCTCTGCTCTTTGAAACTAATACAACAG attTAACAGTCCATTACGGGGCATCGTTGAATTATGAAGCCTTAACCGCATACAATTACACGATATACGTGGCGGTAAGCGATGGGATATTTAGTGATGCCTCGTATTTGACGATATCGGTGCTTGATGAAAACGAACCCCCCAACGTCAATCTCGATACCTACTACATTACTGTGGACGAGGGACAG AAAGACACGCCTCTTCCGGCAGTTGGATTTGTAGTGACCGATGAAGACATAGGCGACAGCTACACTTACGCAATAACCGATGGACCGAATTTCGTCATCAATGCCACAACGGGGGTTATATCATTTGCTATGGACATTGAAGTGACCGTTACTTCCACATTTAATATTACCGTACAGGTAACCGACTCAGGTGGGCTATTTGACACCTGTGTAGTGGTGGTCACAATTAGAAATGTCAACCGGAAGCCGTATTTTACCAACTTACCGGTGACCCTCAGTTTTCCGGAGAACACGGCTTCCGGTACACAACTGTATGTACTGGGAGTTGTGGACGAGAGCTTGGCGTCTACTTCCGTCTCCTGCTCCATCACACCCGTGTTGGCCACCAATCTGTTCTCTTACAATGATACAG ACCGGAAGCTAAATCTTGCGGAAGGATTTAATTTTGACTACGAAACAACCACCATGTATAACCTAACGTTCGAAGCCAACGACGGATCTATCACTTCGGACTCGGCAATATTATGCCTGGAGATTACCAATGTCAACGAAGCCCCAAAATTTCAATCTCCTGTTTATTATATTACTTTCAACGAAAATGCT AGCGGATCCACACTTCCATCAATAGCATACAACGTTAATGACCCAGATGCTGGTGACACATTGACGTACAGTCTATTAACAGGAGATTACTTGACAAAACTTGGAATAGACTCTGGCACGGGTCAGATGCATTTAACAGCAGACCTTTACATAGATTATACACTCAGTACGAACACCACTGTCCAAGTTACGGACACGAACGGGCTATCGTCAACGGCTGTCGTTGAAATGACGATTGTTAACGTAAATAGAGTACCTTACTTCCTCAACCTGCCTTTCACTTTAAACGTTGCCGAGAATATCCCGTCTGGAACTGTTGTGTATGACGTCACTGCTCGAGACGATGACACCACTGATGTTTTAACATACACTGTTGCTTTTGTACCCATATATGCGTCCGCTTTGCTGCAATTTGATTCGACAG GTAACACAATCAAGTTGCGCGACAATGCTACACTGAACTACCAGTTATTGAATCAAGTTGTGGCGTCAGTAACCGTTCAAGACCTGTCCGGTGCCACAGTGACGTCAAATCTCACCGTCAACATAGACAACGTCAACGAACCCCCTGTATTTTCCTCCAATCTATATTTTGGAGAAGTCGATGACGGAACG TTAGGACTACCTGTCACAGTGTTGATATCTGCAACGGATCCAGATATCACTGACGTTCTATCGTACAGCATTGTAAGCCAAAGCACTGCAGGAATATTTAGCATCAACACAACATCCGGGGAACTATCCACGGCAGTAGATGACGCCTACTACAAGACGTTTGGGAACTGCACCTTACTTGTTCAGGTTCAGGACCAATTTGGTGCCTATGACCAAACAACCGTAGTCATCACTGTGAACCACGTGAATACTAGGCCAGAGATTGCAAATTTCACAGGAAGCTACGAGATTTCGGAAGCACTTCCTGTCGGTTCCTTGTTATCTATTTTCTCTGTCACCGATCCCGACTCTCTTGACATCATAACGAAAAGAATTTCTTGGGACCCTGCCTCGGGTGTCGACAAGTTTTCCTTGAGTTTTTCAA GTAGACAACTCTACATTTATCTAAACGAGGCCGTAGATTACGAAGTACAATCTTCGTACAACTTGACTTTGATATTCAATGACGGCTACGAGGATTCGCCGTCCTATCAGGTTGCTTACTCTGTTGGTGACGTAAATGAAGCGCCCAGTTTTCAGTACAACACATATAATGTCAAAGTCAATGAAAGTGAT GCTGGGACTATCATTGACTTCGATGTCGTTTATTCCGACCCAGATATTGGTGATACGACAACTTGCGAGATATTCAGCGGAAATGATAACCTGTACTTTGACATTTTGTCTTCAACGTGTGCTTTGTCGTTGGCTAAGAACTACGATATTGACACTAGTCTACCCTCGACTCATTCTTTGATTGTCAAAGTAGTAGATAGCAAGGGTCTCTCTGCAACAACATCTGTCAACATCGAAGTTCTGGATATCAATGACAACGCCCCGCAATTCGAGGGACCGGAATTAGTTGAGTTCGTTTATTCGGATTCTTTAATTGGCAGCCAAGTCCAGAAGCTTAGCGTAAGCGACAAGGACAGTTCTCTCAATGCTCAGTTAACGTGCTCCATGGACAGTTCTCACGCTGCAAGTCAGTTTGCACTCGCAGGAGACTGTACGATTTATCAGACCGAGAGTCTAGAGGGAATGGCGGAAGGATCGGAAATAAATTTTACGGCTGTCGTAAAAGACGCGGGAAATCCTTCGTTGTCGTCAACTGCTTTGGTCCGAATAATTATTCGAGGAACGGAAAAACCAGCAACCACTGCAGCCAGTTCTGGCGGTTTAAACTTTACTGACTGGGAGGTGCTTCTGATCTGTGGGGCTATAGGTCTCGTGGGTCTGTTGGGTCTGATCAACGCGGTGTTGATGTATCGCAAAGGATGCTGCAAGAAACTTCCAACGGGGAAAGACTCCTCGAAAGTAGCAGAAAAGAATAG agtGGAAGATAAGCCCGAAGAGCGTAAGAGCCGACCTAACTCTTCCCAAAATGCTCGAAGGAAAACTAG AAGAGCACCTTCATTGCCACTTACTACTCCAAAGATGGAAACAGTTTCAG TTAGCAACGCTCGCTGTGAAGATCTAGAACGGATCCTGACGCCCACGGATATTTCTTTCAATGACGGTTTTGAGACGGGGCGGTCTTCTATCTCCAGTGACCGATCCTTCCCGTCATTCCCAAGACCCAGTCGCCGAATCAGTGACGTATTAGGCCCCCGATCTAACTTTGactatgtatga